In Pseudomonas fluorescens, the following are encoded in one genomic region:
- a CDS encoding serine hydrolase domain-containing protein, with amino-acid sequence MQIQGHYELKFEAVREAFAALFDDPQERGAALCIQVGGETVVDLWAGTADKDGAEAWHSDTIANLFSCTKTFTAVTALQLVAEGKLQLDAPVARYWPEFAAAGKASVTLRQLLCHQAGLPALRELLAPEALYDWQTMVDALAAETPWWTLGEGHGYAAITYGWLVGELLRRADGRGPGESIVARVAKPLGLDFHVGLADEEFHRVAHIARGKGNVGDAAAQRLLQVTMREPTAMTTRAFTNPPSIMTSTNKPEWRRMQQPAANGHGNARSLAGFYAGLLDGSLLESEMLDELTREHSLGEDKTLLTRTRFGLGCMLDQPDVANATFGLGPRAFGHPGAGGSIGFADPEHDVAFGFVTNTLGPYVLMDPRAQKLVRVLATCL; translated from the coding sequence GTGCAGATTCAGGGTCATTACGAGCTTAAGTTCGAAGCGGTGCGAGAGGCGTTCGCGGCGCTGTTCGACGATCCCCAGGAGCGTGGCGCAGCGTTGTGCATCCAGGTCGGCGGCGAAACCGTCGTCGATCTGTGGGCCGGCACTGCCGACAAGGACGGGGCCGAGGCCTGGCACAGCGATACCATCGCCAACCTGTTCTCCTGCACCAAGACCTTTACCGCCGTCACCGCGCTGCAACTGGTGGCCGAAGGCAAGCTGCAACTGGATGCCCCGGTTGCGCGCTACTGGCCCGAATTTGCCGCTGCCGGCAAAGCGTCCGTCACCCTGCGCCAACTGCTTTGCCATCAGGCCGGTCTTCCGGCATTGCGCGAGCTGCTGGCCCCCGAAGCCCTTTACGACTGGCAAACCATGGTCGACGCCCTGGCCGCCGAAACACCGTGGTGGACACTGGGCGAAGGCCACGGTTACGCGGCGATCACCTATGGCTGGCTGGTCGGCGAATTGCTGCGCCGTGCCGACGGTCGTGGGCCGGGTGAATCCATCGTCGCGCGGGTCGCCAAACCGTTGGGCCTGGACTTCCATGTCGGCCTGGCCGACGAAGAGTTCCATCGCGTGGCCCACATTGCGCGGGGCAAGGGCAATGTCGGCGATGCCGCCGCCCAGCGCCTGCTGCAAGTGACCATGCGCGAGCCAACGGCCATGACGACCCGGGCGTTCACTAACCCGCCGTCGATCATGACCAGCACCAACAAACCCGAGTGGCGACGCATGCAACAACCGGCCGCCAATGGCCATGGCAACGCCCGCAGCCTGGCCGGGTTCTACGCCGGCCTGCTCGACGGCAGCTTGCTGGAAAGCGAAATGCTCGATGAATTGACTCGCGAGCACAGCCTCGGCGAGGACAAGACCTTACTGACCCGGACCCGTTTCGGCCTGGGCTGCATGCTCGATCAACCGGACGTTGCCAATGCCACCTTCGGCCTTGGCCCGCGGGCGTTTGGTCATCCGGGTGCCGGCGGCTCCATCGGTTTTGCCGACCCGGAGCACGATGTAGCTTTCGGATTTGTGACAAATACCCTGGGGCCGTACGTCTTGATGGACCCGCGCGCGCAAAAGCTGGTGCGGGTTCTGGCCACTTGTCTGTAA